A window of the Vigna angularis cultivar LongXiaoDou No.4 chromosome 3, ASM1680809v1, whole genome shotgun sequence genome harbors these coding sequences:
- the LOC108326413 gene encoding uncharacterized protein LOC108326413: MLKQIIGRTCRTSAYAFEENRVLPWIYLPLCLFHNGRAHMAPRSFFGVEDFLDDDNSRPYTYQKGKKSKNPNKHISFKQRTIAYMEPFTLDVFISKRFVSASLTHRVTSKQVAVAGTNSKDIKAVLRSRSDIPACISIGKILSERAREADVYTASYTPRERDKFEGKIRAVVQSLIDNGIDIKVYLD; the protein is encoded by the exons ATGTTGAAACAAATAATTGGCAGGACATGCAGAACCAGTGCTTATGCTTTTGAAGAAAACAGAGTTTTGCCTTGGATATATCTGCCTTTGTGCTTGTTCCACAATGGACGG GCACATATGGCACCTAGAAGCTTTTTTGGGGTAGAGGATTTCCTTGATGATGACAATAGCCGACCTTACACATACCAAAAAGGGAAGAAGTCAAAGAATCCAAACAAGCACATATCTTTCAAACAAAGAACGATTGCGTACATGGAGCCGTTTACACTTGATGTGTTTATCTCAAAACGCTTTGTATCAGCTTCACTTACTCACAGGGTGACAAGCAAACAGGTTGCAGTTGCTGGTACCAACTCCAAGGACATAAAAGCTGTTCTTAGGTCTCGGTCAGACATACCAGCATGCATATCCATCGGTAAGATTTTATCTGAAAGAGCAAGAGAAGCTGATGTTTACACTGCTTCCTACACTCCAAGGGAAAGGGACAAGTTTGAAGGGAAAATCAGAGCTGTAGTTCAATCACTCATTGATAATGGGATTGATATCAAGGTTTACCTTGATTGA
- the LOC108325055 gene encoding uncharacterized protein LOC108325055: MRIRKRQVPFPLLPVTHSDPNLINRSPVMVQLNDAITTSLHPSCTFGSAAAPSFLLDPSQPSDQPLAPIGKPTNGSDEYSGEGETQNLRQQRKKQGDSLMEDERREEEGRGHKGNDTRKGRISWSETVSSSSPPKQDGRWSEGDKAFPPKKRRGTFENATEDNSNDEEENDDDDKKSSKMKMKRMKTKMNRKCSRRGDSNKEGGEEEEEDDDDDEYEEEVTRETKAEVHVGKKRVRGGALMEGSRCSRVNGRGWRCCQQTLVGYSLCEHHLGKGRLRSMTSVRNKSIGTTSGAPKSSMPKSESSLEKQTAKPSSFTEDPLGKDAENNDEKKPVIVTKRRMKLGMVKARSISSLLGQSNTEIVAIAEDSDNK; the protein is encoded by the exons ATGAGGATCCGTAAGAGGCAAGTGCCTTTCCCTCTATTGCCGGTGACTCACTCAGATCCCAACCTGATCAACCGGTCACCGGTGATGGTGCAACTCAACGATGCCATCACCACCTCACTCCACCCTTCTTGCACTTTTGGTTCGGCTGCTGCACCCTCTTTCCTCTTGGATCCCTCTCAGCCGTCCGATCAGCCTCTCGCTCCGATCGGAAAACCCACCAACGGCTCTGATGAGTACTCTGGAGAAGGAGAGACACAGAACTTGAGGCAGCAGCGCAAGAAGCAAGGAGACTCTTTG ATGGAAGATGAGagaagggaagaagaaggaaggggACATAAGGGTAATGATACCAG gAAAGGAAGAATCTCGTGGTCTGAGACAGTTTCATCTTCAAGCCCTCCTAAACAAG ATGGGAGATGGAGCGAGGGAGATAAAGCTTTCCCACCCAAGAAACGAAGAGGGACCTTCGAGAATGCAACAGAGGATAACAGCAACGATGAGGaggaaaatgatgatgatgataagaAGAGTtcgaagatgaagatgaagagaatGAAGACAAAGATGAACAGGAAGTGTTCGAGGCGAGGTGACAGTAACAaggaaggaggagaagaagaagaagaagatgatgatgatgatgagtacGAAGAAGAGGTGACAAGAGAAACGAAAGCCGAAGTGCATGTTGGTAAGAAGAGGGTAAGGGGTGGTGCACTAATGGAAGGTTCAAGGTGCAGTCGTGTGAATGGGAGAGGATGGAGGTGTTGTCAACAAACCTTGGTGGGTTACTCTCTCTGCGAGCATCACTTGGGGAAGGGAAGGTTGAGGAGCATGACGAGTGTGAGAAACAAGTCCATTGGCACAACCAGTGGTGCACCAAAGAGCAGCATGCCAAAGTCTGAGTCTTCCTTAGAGAAGCAAACTGCAAAGCCTAGCAGTTTCACCGAAGACCCTTTGGGAAAAGATGCTGAAAACAACGATGAGAAGAAGCCAGTGATTGTCACAAAGAGGAGGATGAAGCTTGGAATGGTGAAAGCTCGATCCATAAGCAGCTTGCTGGGACAGTCAAACACTGAAATTGTTGCCATAGCTGAGGATAGTGATAACAAGTAA